In Spirochaeta lutea, a genomic segment contains:
- a CDS encoding ABC transporter ATP-binding protein, translated as MNTPTVSLSGITKSFGKQEVLRGVDLQVYPGEVVALIGPNGSGKSTLFKILSGLIQNYAGTISFLGKEQPRGIGHHHHAVFCFDSMPLFSRFTMPENLALLSLLSKTTIQERDGSSSGPFPLDTLPAKKAVQVFSQGMKQQVLTQGLLSTSPSTPTTEVARQPVLYVLDEPTNSLDYQGVQRLEHWITSTVRDSQSSVLVSGHYLEMMDRIAHRTVCLRDGRVTGTYGPGKERLGVLRAQFPLSPLSPTSDSQPGRGI; from the coding sequence GTGAATACTCCCACGGTTTCGCTTTCAGGTATAACCAAGAGTTTTGGAAAACAAGAGGTACTCCGGGGGGTGGACCTTCAGGTGTATCCCGGAGAGGTAGTCGCATTGATCGGTCCCAATGGCTCGGGGAAATCGACCCTGTTTAAAATTCTTTCCGGGCTTATCCAGAACTACGCCGGGACCATATCCTTTTTGGGCAAGGAGCAGCCCCGGGGCATCGGCCACCATCACCATGCGGTATTCTGTTTCGATTCCATGCCGCTATTTTCCCGATTTACCATGCCTGAGAATCTCGCGTTGCTTTCACTCTTATCGAAAACGACTATCCAGGAGAGAGACGGTTCCTCATCCGGACCGTTTCCCCTCGATACCCTACCGGCTAAAAAAGCCGTTCAGGTTTTCTCCCAGGGGATGAAACAGCAGGTACTTACCCAGGGCTTACTATCGACGTCACCGTCAACCCCGACTACTGAGGTAGCACGGCAGCCCGTTCTCTATGTTCTTGATGAACCCACAAATAGCCTGGATTACCAAGGGGTACAGCGCCTGGAACACTGGATTACCTCAACGGTAAGGGATTCTCAATCCAGCGTTTTAGTATCGGGACATTACTTGGAGATGATGGACCGAATTGCCCACCGGACCGTATGCCTCAGGGACGGCCGGGTCACTGGGACCTACGGCCCAGGAAAAGAACGGCTAGGGGTTCTCCGGGCCCAGTTCCCCCTCTCACCCCTATCTCCCACCTCGGATAGCCAGCCCGGGAGGGGAATATGA
- a CDS encoding discoidin domain-containing protein, whose product MRQDRTQGRLRTILVWTVAVAMVAGCAVRAQVRAESATGSRGVLIILPREGFDELQYTIAWARLRANGIPFSLASSPGGVARGQLGMEVALDLPVSRVNPEDYRGLLLLSGPGVQSLIEDASVQGLVEQWGEEGRPVAALEGAPAVLAQAGLLTGRQAVCWPTWRGQVRQFGAEIMPGITARAGFILTGLGGSDENTTAFMREFITMVQDGAGNQVENLPFMLDADGRRFVMSHGGRTRTGLVVFPPGLGPDSGGAVGGTGQDGEYSLVLGLHGMAGTGEDFREKGFDVPARELGFLMVYPDGYNGDWDVIPGRPTLFDDEGFFRRLITVFLEEYPVDPGRVYVTGHSLGAFMSYRLAQDLSAMIAAAAPGAGLMYPSRKPEKPVHPVSILHIHARDDWNVPFDGDPLYDSPVSVAECMEFWRGVNGVQGSGEAAEGEEFFSWRGVRGIRWPGADGITETALVEHPTGGHGWLPFATEQIASFFYHHPPRPNSVEISYQNLPSYGETGRSMTIAATVRDPEGIGQIVFLKNGEVLGRDDSPPYTVDWMESVPGTYRITARAELKDGGIVASTDNRSIYITPPRLDPLASRGTVMTVRSSSNESPALKPENLLDGDPYTRWASEYSDDQWLEIDLGAVRGVSGLTLVWEAAHARAYGIEISSDGGDWTELYRTEDCPGGTETLTWPAQEARYIRLRGHGRATAYGYSLWDVVVHGE is encoded by the coding sequence ATGAGACAGGATAGAACCCAGGGGCGACTGCGGACCATTCTGGTTTGGACGGTTGCGGTGGCGATGGTAGCCGGGTGCGCGGTTAGGGCTCAGGTGAGGGCGGAGTCGGCGACGGGCAGCAGGGGGGTACTTATCATTCTGCCCCGGGAGGGGTTTGACGAGCTGCAGTATACCATTGCCTGGGCGAGGCTTCGGGCTAATGGAATCCCCTTTTCCCTGGCGAGTTCTCCAGGGGGAGTTGCCCGGGGCCAGCTGGGGATGGAGGTCGCCCTAGATCTGCCAGTGAGCAGGGTGAATCCCGAGGATTACCGGGGACTGCTTCTCCTCTCTGGACCGGGGGTTCAATCCCTGATAGAGGATGCTTCGGTGCAGGGGCTGGTGGAGCAGTGGGGGGAAGAAGGGCGGCCTGTCGCAGCCTTGGAGGGTGCTCCGGCGGTACTGGCCCAGGCAGGTCTATTGACCGGTAGGCAGGCGGTCTGCTGGCCGACCTGGAGAGGCCAGGTACGGCAGTTCGGGGCTGAGATTATGCCGGGTATAACGGCTCGGGCGGGGTTTATTCTTACGGGCCTGGGGGGCTCGGATGAGAATACTACTGCGTTTATGCGGGAGTTCATAACCATGGTTCAGGACGGGGCCGGTAACCAGGTAGAGAATCTGCCCTTCATGCTGGATGCGGATGGCCGGCGTTTTGTCATGAGCCATGGAGGAAGGACCCGGACGGGTCTGGTGGTGTTTCCTCCCGGGCTGGGACCGGATTCCGGTGGTGCCGTGGGCGGGACGGGACAGGACGGTGAGTATTCTCTTGTGTTGGGTTTGCACGGTATGGCTGGAACGGGAGAGGATTTTCGTGAGAAGGGTTTTGATGTACCTGCCCGGGAGCTTGGGTTCCTTATGGTGTATCCCGATGGGTATAATGGGGATTGGGATGTGATTCCCGGTCGGCCGACCCTTTTTGACGATGAGGGGTTCTTCCGGCGGCTGATAACCGTTTTCTTGGAGGAGTACCCGGTGGACCCCGGGCGGGTGTATGTAACAGGCCATTCCTTGGGAGCGTTTATGAGCTACCGTCTTGCCCAGGATTTATCTGCCATGATTGCTGCGGCGGCCCCGGGAGCCGGGCTGATGTATCCTAGCCGGAAACCCGAGAAACCAGTGCATCCAGTGTCCATCCTGCATATCCATGCCCGGGATGACTGGAACGTTCCCTTTGACGGGGATCCGCTCTACGATAGTCCCGTTTCTGTGGCGGAGTGTATGGAGTTCTGGCGCGGGGTTAACGGGGTTCAAGGGAGTGGTGAGGCTGCAGAGGGTGAGGAGTTCTTTTCCTGGAGGGGTGTCCGAGGGATTAGGTGGCCCGGGGCTGACGGGATTACCGAAACCGCCCTGGTCGAACATCCCACAGGTGGCCATGGATGGCTTCCCTTTGCGACCGAACAGATCGCCTCCTTTTTCTACCATCATCCCCCTCGGCCGAACAGCGTAGAGATATCCTATCAGAACCTGCCCTCTTACGGTGAAACCGGCCGGAGCATGACCATTGCAGCAACGGTGAGGGATCCGGAGGGGATTGGGCAGATCGTGTTTTTGAAGAACGGCGAGGTTCTTGGACGGGATGATTCACCGCCATATACGGTAGATTGGATGGAGTCGGTTCCGGGAACCTATCGGATTACCGCCCGGGCAGAACTGAAGGACGGGGGGATCGTTGCCTCTACGGATAACCGGAGTATCTACATAACGCCGCCCCGACTCGATCCCCTAGCTTCCCGGGGGACTGTCATGACAGTCCGGTCGAGCAGCAATGAGTCCCCGGCACTAAAACCGGAGAATCTTCTGGACGGGGATCCCTATACCCGGTGGGCCAGCGAGTATTCGGATGATCAATGGCTGGAGATTGATCTGGGGGCCGTCCGCGGGGTTTCGGGCCTTACCCTGGTCTGGGAGGCGGCCCATGCCAGGGCCTATGGTATTGAAATCTCCTCCGACGGAGGGGATTGGACGGAGCTTTACCGCACCGAGGACTGCCCCGGCGGCACCGAGACCCTCACCTGGCCCGCCCAGGAAGCGCGCTATATCCGGCTCAGGGGCCACGGGCGGGCAACGGCCTATGGCTATTCCCTCTGGGATGTGGTGGTGC